In Deinococcus sedimenti, a single genomic region encodes these proteins:
- a CDS encoding DUF4127 family protein: MTRVLLVPPDTRPPTMDLPVQLARMTGAEVRVPPSAALPDFFTPGDTGALGAWLRAGVADADVLVVCLETLCLGGMIPARRVSDPLSGALERLAILAELKAAHPALRIYAFGVIVRVAHDNDPHEEKAYYGQWGRELRAYSTTFDRHARHGAAERAALDAARAAVPADILADWVGTRERNRALHLAALDLLAGGVLSHLCLTLDDTTPYGLAAFDRRLLEARADALGVWDRLDVYPGADEVPCALLARALRPEEVPVWVRFSGLGGAGTEMLYEDRPAGELVRAHLRAAGCRLADSVQEAAFVLAVNTPGTRQAHRQPDFATVDTPHRHLPAFVDALRADLRAGRAVSVADIAYPNGAEARLWTLMQGLPLAELAGFSAWNTAGNTLGSAVAFGKLAPLVTDRAAQAEALLARIADDVLYQGEVRPLVRERLGSPSPFDLGEQRADAEAALRELLPPRVQAVWDAHFAGRGLSLELGEPHLAWPRLFTGVVPLKVTEAVSGGS, translated from the coding sequence ATGACGCGTGTGCTGCTCGTTCCGCCGGATACCCGCCCGCCCACCATGGACCTGCCGGTGCAGCTGGCCCGCATGACGGGTGCGGAGGTTCGGGTGCCTCCGTCGGCGGCGCTGCCGGACTTCTTCACGCCGGGCGACACCGGGGCGCTCGGGGCGTGGCTGCGGGCCGGGGTGGCGGACGCGGACGTGCTGGTCGTGTGCCTGGAGACGCTGTGCCTGGGCGGGATGATCCCGGCGCGGCGGGTGTCGGACCCGCTGTCGGGTGCGCTGGAGCGGCTGGCGATCCTGGCGGAGCTGAAGGCCGCGCATCCGGCGCTGCGGATCTACGCGTTCGGGGTGATCGTGCGGGTGGCGCACGACAACGACCCGCACGAGGAGAAGGCGTACTACGGCCAGTGGGGCCGCGAGCTGCGGGCGTACTCGACGACGTTCGACCGGCACGCGCGGCACGGCGCGGCTGAACGCGCGGCGCTGGACGCGGCCCGCGCGGCGGTCCCGGCGGACATCCTGGCGGACTGGGTGGGCACCCGCGAGCGGAACCGGGCGCTGCATCTGGCCGCGCTGGACCTACTGGCGGGCGGGGTGCTGAGTCATCTGTGTCTCACGCTGGACGACACCACACCGTACGGGCTGGCGGCGTTCGACCGGCGTCTGCTGGAGGCCCGCGCGGACGCGCTGGGCGTGTGGGACCGCCTGGACGTGTATCCCGGCGCGGACGAGGTGCCGTGCGCGCTGCTGGCCCGCGCGCTGCGCCCGGAGGAAGTGCCGGTGTGGGTGCGCTTCAGTGGGCTGGGCGGGGCGGGCACCGAGATGCTGTACGAGGATCGCCCGGCGGGGGAACTCGTGCGGGCGCACCTGCGCGCGGCGGGGTGCCGACTGGCGGACTCCGTGCAGGAGGCGGCGTTCGTGCTGGCGGTGAACACGCCGGGCACGCGGCAGGCGCACCGTCAGCCGGACTTCGCGACGGTGGACACGCCGCACCGGCACCTCCCGGCGTTCGTGGATGCGCTGCGGGCGGACCTGCGGGCCGGGCGGGCCGTCAGCGTGGCGGACATCGCGTACCCGAACGGCGCCGAGGCGCGGCTGTGGACGCTCATGCAGGGGCTGCCGCTGGCGGAGCTGGCGGGGTTCAGCGCGTGGAACACGGCGGGGAACACGCTGGGGTCGGCGGTGGCGTTCGGGAAGCTCGCGCCGCTCGTGACGGACCGGGCGGCGCAAGCGGAGGCGCTGCTGGCCCGCATCGCGGACGACGTGCTGTACCAGGGTGAGGTCCGGCCGCTGGTCCGCGAGCGGCTGGGCAGCCCCAGTCCCTTCGATCTGGGCGAGCAGCGCGCGGACGCCGAGGCGGCCCTGCGTGAGCTGCTGCCGCCGCGCGTGCAGGCGGTGTGGGACGCGCACTTCGCGGGGCGCGGCCTGAGCCTGGAATTGGGCGAGCCGCACCTGGCCTGGCCGCGCCTGTTCACCGGCGTGGTGCCATTGAAGGTGACCGAAGCGGTGTCCGGCGGATCGTGA
- a CDS encoding serine aminopeptidase domain-containing protein, whose amino-acid sequence MTRAFHPGDPHAAPLVGGQPYAVERHLLAGVPCLVERPAPGREVRAVCVVHHGAWATKEGKLGVYAALAAWGAAVVLPDAALHGERQGETPPGLNAREFVWESVRRTVAEAPALLDAAQAAYGRVPVWVVGSSMGGYVAQILARTEARVARAAALITSGVWHEPEVRRPDLQAFLDRHRPLAHAADAVPTPLFLGSGGADPVFPLEEHHAPTVAAYRAAYASAGCPEALREAVYTGVGHYTSVRMRDDTLAFLLADD is encoded by the coding sequence GTGACCCGCGCGTTCCATCCCGGTGATCCGCACGCCGCGCCGCTGGTGGGCGGGCAGCCGTACGCGGTGGAACGGCACCTGCTGGCGGGCGTGCCGTGTCTGGTGGAACGCCCCGCGCCGGGCCGGGAGGTGCGGGCGGTCTGCGTCGTGCACCACGGCGCGTGGGCGACCAAGGAGGGCAAGCTGGGCGTGTACGCCGCGCTGGCCGCGTGGGGCGCGGCGGTGGTCCTGCCGGACGCGGCGCTGCACGGCGAGCGGCAGGGCGAGACCCCGCCGGGCCTGAACGCCCGCGAGTTCGTGTGGGAGAGCGTGCGCCGCACGGTCGCGGAGGCTCCGGCGCTGCTGGACGCCGCGCAGGCAGCTTACGGCCGGGTGCCGGTGTGGGTGGTGGGGTCCAGCATGGGCGGGTACGTGGCGCAGATCCTCGCGCGGACGGAGGCGCGGGTCGCGCGGGCGGCGGCGCTGATCACGTCTGGCGTGTGGCACGAGCCGGAGGTGCGCCGCCCGGACCTCCAGGCGTTCCTGGACCGGCATCGCCCGCTGGCGCACGCGGCGGACGCCGTGCCCACGCCGCTGTTCCTGGGGAGTGGCGGGGCGGACCCGGTGTTTCCACTGGAGGAGCATCACGCGCCCACCGTGGCGGCCTACCGCGCGGCCTACGCCTCGGCGGGGTGCCCGGAGGCCCTGCGCGAGGCGGTGTATACGGGCGTCGGGCATTACACCAGTGTACGGATGCGGGACGACACGCTGGCGTTCCTGCTGGCGGACGACTGA
- a CDS encoding histidine phosphatase family protein, producing the protein MTAPARSASPLPPGTLLLVRHARAAGQAPDAALTPEGHAGAASLVPALAGLGVTRVISSPWLRAVDTAAPLAAALGLPVTPDDRLTERVLTGVPRADWRERLRDSFADDTLALPGGESGAAARGRAQAALDTHRDPDGVTVVVTHGNLLALLLGLDFDAWAALRNPDVWLWTPGGAPTRLDLPA; encoded by the coding sequence GTGACCGCCCCAGCCCGGTCGGCCTCTCCCCTGCCGCCGGGGACGCTGCTGCTGGTGCGGCACGCCCGCGCGGCGGGGCAGGCACCGGACGCGGCACTGACCCCGGAGGGTCACGCGGGTGCGGCATCCCTGGTGCCCGCGCTGGCCGGGCTGGGCGTGACGCGGGTCATCAGCAGCCCGTGGCTTCGTGCCGTGGACACGGCGGCCCCGCTGGCGGCGGCACTGGGCCTGCCGGTCACGCCCGACGACCGCCTGACCGAGCGGGTCCTGACCGGCGTGCCCCGCGCGGACTGGCGCGAGCGGCTGCGGGACAGCTTCGCGGACGACACGCTGGCCCTGCCGGGCGGCGAATCCGGCGCGGCGGCCCGTGGGCGCGCACAGGCGGCGCTGGACACGCACCGCGACCCGGATGGGGTGACGGTAGTCGTCACCCACGGCAACCTCCTGGCGCTGCTGCTGGGTCTGGACTTCGACGCGTGGGCGGCGCTGCGCAACCCGGACGTGTGGCTCTGGACGCCGGGGGGCGCGCCGACCCGCCTGGATCTCCCGGCGTGA
- a CDS encoding YkgJ family cysteine cluster protein, with protein sequence MRDEVQAVNAGVTEAVQRAYGRYGRRAGEWMDRYARQGGRVYCASGCVACCNMPIRVSLAEALVMAAELDETLAAAVEAHARAAIANARTARSDDEYVQRHRTEVGFCPILDKETGGCSRYEARPTRCRDTFSAFPAHFCEAGVWERMTARERAEYRREVARTPGTDGELHFIAPLEHLSEPIWETASRAMVDAWGVEVWGDYWVLTTLARDERFMAAIMAGDTRAAWQRASGRGLAHRMLLEFA encoded by the coding sequence ATGAGGGACGAGGTTCAGGCAGTGAACGCGGGCGTGACGGAGGCCGTGCAGCGCGCGTACGGGCGGTATGGTCGCCGGGCGGGCGAGTGGATGGACCGCTACGCGCGTCAGGGTGGGCGGGTGTACTGCGCGTCGGGGTGCGTGGCGTGCTGCAACATGCCGATCCGCGTCAGTCTGGCCGAGGCGCTGGTGATGGCTGCCGAACTGGATGAGACGCTGGCGGCGGCGGTGGAGGCGCACGCCCGCGCGGCCATCGCGAATGCCCGGACGGCCCGCAGTGACGACGAGTACGTGCAGCGTCACCGGACCGAGGTGGGATTCTGCCCGATCCTGGATAAGGAGACCGGGGGGTGCAGCCGCTACGAGGCGCGCCCGACGCGCTGCCGGGACACGTTCAGTGCGTTCCCGGCGCATTTCTGCGAGGCGGGCGTGTGGGAGCGCATGACCGCCCGCGAGCGGGCCGAGTACCGCCGCGAGGTCGCGCGGACGCCCGGCACGGACGGCGAACTGCATTTCATCGCGCCGCTGGAGCACCTGAGCGAACCGATCTGGGAGACGGCGTCCCGCGCGATGGTGGACGCCTGGGGCGTGGAGGTCTGGGGGGACTACTGGGTGCTGACGACCCTGGCGCGGGACGAGCGGTTCATGGCGGCGATCATGGCCGGGGATACGCGCGCGGCGTGGCAGCGGGCGTCGGGGCGGGGGCTGGCGCACCGCATGCTGCTGGAATTCGCGTGA
- a CDS encoding HD-GYP domain-containing protein translates to MFRRPRTPQTPTGTPDPRKTGTSQEPLDPTRVLADLVSRPTQEGVLEGALSYAATLMGGSVQGYAVVRRGQDRVAAVFGGYPKSLLGLALTGPWAQMRSRVVPDGSRELFDTNGPDISAQLEEAGLRDVKISLVVPLSVRGRHLGALILDRTTPDGIAPAAQEAVTKWAAAVAPILSILEGREEWKQAARQLTGALVEAVESQDFDSLGHAQSVTDVSLKLGRAVGLTERELEELWFASMLHDIGKIHGEQGHAQVGANFLHGVPHLTEAQKAVRHHHERYDGQGEPDKLSGEDIPLYARILAVANAYVRLGGLDRLKPQAGKGLDARLVGLLEKLPQ, encoded by the coding sequence GTGTTCAGGCGTCCCCGCACCCCCCAGACCCCGACCGGCACTCCAGACCCGCGCAAGACCGGGACCAGCCAGGAGCCGCTCGACCCGACACGCGTGCTGGCGGACCTAGTCTCGCGCCCCACTCAGGAAGGCGTGCTGGAAGGAGCGCTGTCCTACGCCGCGACCCTGATGGGCGGCAGCGTGCAGGGTTACGCGGTCGTCCGGCGCGGTCAGGACCGCGTCGCCGCCGTGTTCGGCGGGTACCCCAAGAGCCTGCTGGGCCTCGCCCTGACCGGCCCCTGGGCGCAGATGCGCTCCCGGGTCGTCCCGGACGGCAGCCGCGAACTGTTCGACACCAACGGCCCCGACATCAGCGCTCAGCTGGAGGAGGCTGGACTGCGGGACGTGAAGATCAGCCTCGTCGTGCCACTCAGCGTCCGGGGACGTCACCTCGGCGCCCTGATCCTCGACCGCACCACCCCGGACGGCATCGCGCCCGCCGCTCAGGAGGCCGTGACCAAATGGGCTGCCGCGGTGGCCCCGATCCTCAGCATCCTCGAAGGCCGCGAGGAATGGAAACAGGCCGCCCGGCAGCTCACCGGTGCGCTGGTCGAGGCGGTCGAGAGTCAGGACTTCGACTCTCTGGGCCACGCGCAGTCCGTCACGGACGTCAGCCTGAAACTGGGCCGCGCGGTCGGCCTGACCGAACGTGAACTGGAGGAACTGTGGTTCGCGTCCATGCTGCACGACATCGGCAAGATCCACGGCGAGCAGGGGCACGCGCAGGTCGGCGCCAACTTCCTGCACGGCGTGCCCCACCTGACCGAGGCGCAGAAGGCCGTCCGCCACCACCACGAACGCTACGACGGTCAGGGTGAACCCGACAAGCTGAGTGGTGAGGACATCCCCCTGTACGCCCGCATCCTGGCCGTCGCGAACGCCTACGTGCGCCTGGGCGGCCTGGACCGCCTGAAACCCCAGGCGGGCAAGGGACTCGACGCTCGTCTCGTGGGTCTGCTGGAGAAACTTCCGCAGTGA
- a CDS encoding phosphotransferase family protein, translating to MTLRTTHPGEPPTPRFPNLEARFGPLTPVDAGMQSRVYATQDGQTVIKVYRNHQGEHGVEAENMRRAGMGDRVIDALEVDGIEALIMRRFDGHPLRAPDLPRALPQLQASLNALHGITQGRVNLRRVQDRLRRFRSALAAYPLDDLFDAVEIPLDRGLLDQPAAFCHLDLWHDNILISEADGEVLIIDWTKADWDDPLRDLALLKTGTLDLLPPDESLQAALSFLPDHAPATLTRYRAYLAMTTLHDLYWFLMNEPYEFEGQRDQKVPRARHALARLPG from the coding sequence ATGACGCTCCGCACCACCCACCCCGGCGAACCCCCCACCCCGCGCTTCCCGAACCTGGAGGCGCGGTTCGGTCCCCTGACTCCCGTGGACGCCGGCATGCAGAGTCGCGTGTACGCCACGCAGGACGGACAGACGGTCATCAAGGTGTACCGCAACCATCAGGGCGAGCACGGCGTGGAAGCCGAGAACATGCGCCGCGCCGGGATGGGTGACCGCGTGATCGACGCGCTGGAAGTCGACGGGATCGAGGCGCTGATCATGCGCCGCTTCGACGGTCACCCCCTGCGCGCCCCGGACCTGCCCCGCGCGCTGCCGCAGCTGCAGGCCAGCCTGAACGCCCTGCACGGCATCACCCAGGGCCGCGTGAACCTGCGCCGCGTGCAGGACCGCCTGCGCCGCTTCCGCAGCGCCCTGGCCGCCTACCCCCTGGACGACCTGTTCGACGCCGTCGAGATCCCACTGGACCGCGGCCTGCTCGACCAGCCCGCCGCGTTCTGCCACCTGGACCTCTGGCACGACAACATCCTGATCAGCGAGGCCGACGGCGAGGTGCTGATCATCGACTGGACGAAGGCCGACTGGGACGACCCGCTGCGGGACCTCGCGCTGCTCAAGACCGGCACCCTCGACCTGCTGCCCCCCGACGAGAGCCTGCAGGCCGCGCTGAGCTTCCTGCCGGACCACGCGCCCGCCACCCTGACCCGTTACCGCGCGTACCTCGCCATGACCACCCTGCATGACCTGTACTGGTTCCTGATGAACGAACCCTACGAGTTCGAGGGCCAGCGCGACCAGAAGGTCCCGCGTGCCCGGCACGCCCTGGCCCGCCTGCCCGGATAG
- the upp gene encoding uracil phosphoribosyltransferase produces the protein MVTVVTHPLVQHKLSVMRDVRTGVKEFRELASEVSLLLAYEAMRDLETTQEEVTTPITTAEFPMLSGKKLALVAILRAGLIMTDSIVQLVPAAKVGHIGLYRDPETLEPVAYYNKLPTDIAERRVFLTDPMLATGGSASAAIASLKAAGATSIKLMCILAAPEGVAVIERDHPDVEIVVAALDSHLNDHGYIVPGLGDAGDRIYGTK, from the coding sequence ATGGTTACTGTCGTCACCCACCCCCTCGTGCAACACAAGCTCTCGGTCATGCGTGACGTGCGCACCGGCGTGAAGGAATTCCGCGAACTGGCCAGCGAGGTCAGCCTGCTCCTCGCCTACGAGGCCATGCGCGACCTGGAAACCACCCAGGAGGAAGTCACGACGCCCATCACCACCGCCGAGTTCCCCATGCTCAGCGGCAAGAAGCTGGCGCTGGTCGCCATCCTGCGCGCCGGGCTGATCATGACCGACTCGATCGTGCAACTCGTGCCCGCCGCGAAGGTCGGCCACATCGGCCTGTACCGCGACCCCGAGACCCTCGAACCCGTCGCGTACTACAACAAGCTCCCCACCGACATCGCCGAACGCCGCGTGTTCCTCACCGACCCCATGCTCGCCACCGGGGGCAGCGCCAGCGCCGCCATCGCCAGCCTGAAAGCCGCCGGGGCCACTAGCATCAAACTCATGTGCATCCTCGCCGCGCCCGAGGGCGTCGCCGTGATCGAACGCGACCACCCGGACGTGGAGATCGTCGTCGCCGCCCTGGACTCTCACCTCAACGACCACGGGTACATCGTCCCTGGTCTGGGCGACGCGGGCGACCGCATCTACGGCACCAAGTAA
- a CDS encoding 2-isopropylmalate synthase, with protein sequence MTTETNRIRIFDTTLRDGEQSPGVALNHTQKLEIAHQLARMGVDVIEAGFPIASPGDLEGVSRIAREVRGPIITGLARAARPDIEAAAKAVEAAEKPRIHTFIATSPIHMAKKLQLEPDAVVERAIQAVTYARSFVDDVEFSAEDATRSDTAFLIRIFKAAVEAGATTINIPDTVGYTTPEEIRALFAEIRAALPAHVILSAHCHDDLGMAVANSIAAAQGGARQIECTINGIGERAGNASLEELVMAFHTRRDHYGFETGIRTRELYRASRMVSRLSGMPVQPNKAIVGDNAFAHESGIHQDGVIKARETYEIMNAELVGREAAVLVMGKHSGRAAFRKALNDLGYTDLTDDKVQHLFGRFKDLADRKGQIYADDLRALVEARTDVPQTFTLEGFQITSGMNMTPVAFVRLQTPDGAVEATAHGDGPVEAAFQAINRITGLNPELETYRIQAVTKGGDALGEVNIGARHGETTLHGSGVATDVVEASARAWVRIHNMVVAGMGTERRQGEFAPGRI encoded by the coding sequence ATGACCACCGAAACGAACCGCATCCGCATCTTCGACACCACCCTGCGCGACGGCGAGCAGAGCCCCGGCGTGGCCCTGAACCACACCCAGAAACTGGAGATCGCCCACCAGCTCGCCCGCATGGGCGTGGACGTCATTGAGGCCGGGTTCCCCATCGCCAGCCCCGGCGACCTGGAAGGCGTCAGCCGCATCGCCCGCGAGGTCCGCGGCCCGATCATCACCGGCCTGGCCCGCGCCGCCCGCCCCGACATCGAAGCCGCCGCGAAAGCCGTCGAGGCCGCCGAGAAACCCCGCATCCACACCTTCATCGCCACCAGCCCCATCCACATGGCGAAGAAACTCCAGCTGGAACCCGACGCGGTCGTCGAACGCGCCATCCAGGCCGTCACGTACGCCCGCTCGTTCGTGGACGACGTGGAATTCAGCGCCGAGGACGCCACCCGCAGCGACACCGCCTTCCTGATCCGCATCTTCAAGGCGGCCGTGGAGGCCGGGGCGACCACCATCAACATCCCCGACACCGTCGGCTACACCACCCCCGAGGAGATCCGCGCGCTGTTCGCCGAGATCCGCGCCGCGCTGCCCGCCCACGTCATCCTCAGCGCCCACTGCCACGACGACCTGGGCATGGCCGTCGCGAACTCCATCGCCGCCGCGCAGGGCGGCGCCCGGCAGATCGAATGCACCATCAACGGCATCGGCGAACGCGCCGGGAACGCCAGCCTGGAAGAACTCGTCATGGCGTTCCACACCCGCCGCGACCACTACGGCTTCGAGACCGGCATCCGCACCCGCGAACTGTACCGCGCCAGCCGCATGGTCAGCCGCCTGAGCGGCATGCCCGTCCAGCCGAACAAGGCCATCGTCGGCGACAACGCCTTCGCGCACGAGAGCGGCATCCACCAGGACGGCGTCATCAAGGCCCGCGAGACGTACGAGATCATGAACGCCGAACTCGTCGGCCGCGAAGCCGCCGTGCTCGTCATGGGCAAACACAGCGGCCGCGCCGCGTTCCGCAAGGCCCTGAACGACCTGGGGTACACCGACCTGACCGACGACAAGGTCCAACACCTCTTCGGGCGCTTCAAGGACCTCGCCGACCGCAAGGGCCAGATCTACGCCGACGACCTGCGCGCCCTCGTCGAGGCCCGCACCGACGTCCCCCAGACCTTCACGCTGGAAGGCTTCCAGATCACCAGCGGCATGAACATGACCCCCGTCGCCTTCGTGCGCCTCCAGACCCCTGACGGTGCCGTCGAGGCCACCGCGCACGGCGACGGCCCCGTCGAGGCCGCGTTCCAGGCCATCAACCGCATCACCGGCCTGAACCCCGAACTGGAAACCTACCGCATCCAGGCCGTCACCAAGGGCGGCGACGCGCTGGGCGAGGTCAACATCGGCGCCCGCCACGGCGAAACCACCCTGCACGGCAGCGGCGTCGCCACCGACGTCGTCGAGGCCAGCGCCCGCGCCTGGGTCCGCATCCACAACATGGTCGTCGCCGGCATGGGCACCGAACGCCGCCAGGGCGAATTCGCCCCCGGACGCATTTAA
- a CDS encoding antibiotic biosynthesis monooxygenase family protein, with the protein MILEIALLQIRPGQTAEFEAAFAKAQNIIAGMHGYVRHELQRCLEDDHRYALLVWWATLEDHTVGFRGSAEYQRWRALLHHFYDPFPTVEHFTQVELG; encoded by the coding sequence ATGATCCTGGAAATCGCCCTGCTACAGATCCGCCCCGGCCAGACGGCCGAGTTCGAGGCGGCATTCGCCAAGGCACAGAACATCATCGCGGGGATGCACGGGTACGTCCGGCATGAGCTTCAACGCTGCCTGGAGGACGACCACCGTTACGCCCTGCTCGTCTGGTGGGCTACGCTGGAGGACCACACCGTGGGCTTCCGCGGCAGCGCCGAATACCAGAGGTGGCGCGCCCTGCTGCACCACTTCTACGACCCATTCCCGACCGTGGAACACTTCACGCAGGTGGAGCTGGGCTGA
- a CDS encoding response regulator transcription factor — protein sequence MTAAPVLPTILVTLDSAVLAAGVAAILGGAGFLTAQDGHEPDVLIVDDAWLDDPSPLDGAAVVSLGSRAWVEVLPDLCPHGWASLPADATPAELIAAVHSTVAGLVTLPPAWLAPPDDEPLLPSGEVTLTPRERDVLALLAEGLSNKRAARDLGVSESTVKFHVQALYSKLGVQSRAGAVARGIALGLVTV from the coding sequence ATGACCGCCGCACCTGTCCTGCCCACCATACTCGTCACGCTGGATTCGGCGGTCCTCGCGGCGGGCGTGGCGGCGATCCTGGGCGGCGCGGGGTTCCTGACCGCGCAGGACGGCCACGAACCGGATGTACTGATCGTGGACGACGCGTGGCTGGACGACCCCTCACCCCTGGACGGCGCGGCGGTCGTGTCGCTGGGGTCCCGCGCGTGGGTGGAGGTCCTGCCTGACCTCTGCCCGCACGGCTGGGCGTCCCTGCCTGCCGACGCGACGCCCGCCGAACTGATCGCGGCGGTGCACAGCACAGTGGCGGGACTGGTGACGCTGCCGCCCGCGTGGCTGGCCCCGCCCGACGACGAACCGCTCCTCCCGTCCGGCGAGGTGACCCTCACGCCCCGCGAACGCGACGTGCTGGCGCTGCTCGCCGAGGGCCTCAGCAACAAACGCGCCGCGCGGGACCTGGGCGTCAGCGAGAGCACCGTGAAATTCCACGTGCAGGCGCTGTACTCCAAGCTGGGCGTCCAGAGCCGCGCCGGGGCGGTCGCGCGCGGCATCGCCCTGGGCCTCGTGACGGTGTGA
- a CDS encoding S1C family serine protease: MTNLSDLSTAMADAVELAARSVVTVRAARPVSGTVVGDGLVLTPAHLLHADEVPVVTPDGRTLTGVVVGRDPGSDLALLRVDGLNVPALTTGEAGRVGELLLAVGRPPGGMQASLGLNPGRARDGWLHAGAQPFPGVSGGALVNAQGDLVGVLNAGVRRGQLLAVPTARAARVADLLSREGRVPRGYLGLATQPVHFPAAATPDSLEDEGDFPAGPFGAGRFGPGMVRGEGGPWGGRRGPGRGPDHGGHGRPRGPWAREGRPERGGQDRGGMDEELRRFRERFAGGRVGLTVVQVEASSPGQVAGFRVGDVLLALDGEGFTHPAELLSRVRSRAGETVTLRVLRGGEEQDVSVTVGER, translated from the coding sequence ATGACGAATCTTTCTGATCTTTCAACGGCAATGGCGGACGCGGTCGAGCTGGCCGCGCGGAGTGTGGTGACGGTGCGCGCAGCGCGCCCGGTGAGCGGCACGGTGGTGGGCGACGGGCTGGTGCTGACGCCCGCGCACCTGCTGCATGCGGACGAGGTGCCGGTGGTCACGCCGGACGGGCGGACCCTGACGGGCGTGGTCGTGGGCCGCGATCCGGGGAGCGATCTGGCGCTGCTGCGCGTGGACGGCCTGAACGTCCCCGCACTGACGACCGGTGAGGCGGGCCGCGTGGGTGAGCTGCTGCTCGCGGTGGGCCGCCCGCCGGGGGGCATGCAGGCCAGCCTGGGCCTGAATCCGGGCCGGGCACGGGACGGCTGGCTCCACGCGGGCGCCCAGCCGTTTCCCGGCGTGAGCGGCGGCGCGCTCGTGAACGCGCAGGGTGACCTCGTGGGCGTGCTGAACGCGGGCGTGCGGCGCGGGCAGTTGCTGGCCGTCCCGACCGCGCGGGCGGCGCGGGTGGCGGACCTGCTGTCCCGCGAGGGCCGCGTGCCGCGCGGGTACCTGGGGCTGGCGACGCAACCCGTGCACTTCCCGGCCGCCGCGACCCCGGACAGCCTGGAGGACGAGGGGGACTTCCCGGCAGGCCCATTCGGCGCTGGTCGCTTCGGCCCCGGCATGGTCCGGGGTGAGGGTGGTCCCTGGGGCGGCCGACGGGGTCCCGGACGTGGGCCGGATCATGGTGGGCACGGTCGTCCGCGCGGTCCGTGGGCGCGGGAGGGTCGCCCTGAACGTGGAGGCCAGGACAGGGGCGGGATGGACGAGGAACTCCGCCGCTTCCGCGAGCGCTTTGCGGGCGGGCGGGTGGGCCTGACGGTCGTGCAGGTCGAGGCAAGCAGTCCCGGTCAGGTGGCGGGCTTCCGGGTGGGGGACGTGCTGCTGGCGCTGGACGGCGAGGGCTTCACGCACCCGGCGGAACTGCTGTCAAGGGTCCGTTCCCGCGCGGGCGAGACGGTGACCCTGCGCGTCCTGCGCGGCGGCGAGGAGCAGGACGTGAGCGTCACGGTGGGTGAACGCTGA
- a CDS encoding ACT domain-containing protein: MSLTLTVLPGEYAVAQLPAGSAVPDWATRGDLWCVMNAPDELSVVCPADGVPDGVRVQRGWQALMLTGPFEFTLTGILASVLNPLRDAGVGIFALSTYNTDYVLVAATDLERSVAALREAGHTVQE; this comes from the coding sequence ATGTCCCTCACGCTGACCGTCCTGCCCGGCGAGTACGCCGTCGCCCAGCTCCCCGCCGGAAGCGCCGTGCCGGACTGGGCGACGCGCGGCGACCTCTGGTGCGTCATGAACGCCCCGGACGAACTGAGCGTCGTCTGCCCCGCCGACGGGGTGCCGGACGGCGTGCGCGTCCAGCGCGGGTGGCAGGCGCTGATGCTCACCGGGCCGTTCGAGTTCACCCTGACTGGCATCCTCGCCAGCGTCCTGAACCCCCTGCGGGACGCCGGCGTGGGCATCTTCGCGCTGTCCACCTACAACACCGACTACGTCCTCGTCGCCGCCACCGACCTCGAGCGCAGCGTGGCGGCCCTGCGGGAGGCCGGGCACACCGTTCAGGAGTGA
- a CDS encoding GNAT family N-acetyltransferase produces the protein MTVTLRSLRAGDEEVAVRWAADPVFCRAADWTPGLAPRVVRRHWQAIIAGGDPAFLRLGAELDGRLVGFVDLAGLDGRWAEFGIVVGERGLWGQGTARRAGEALIAHAAGLGLTRLTALVHAPNARSHALMRRLDFVEAGHADPEAYMGEVVPVIRYERAIGTDQPHS, from the coding sequence ATGACCGTCACGCTGCGCTCCCTGCGCGCCGGGGATGAGGAGGTGGCGGTGCGCTGGGCGGCGGATCCGGTGTTCTGCCGCGCGGCGGACTGGACGCCGGGCCTCGCGCCTCGCGTGGTGAGGCGGCACTGGCAGGCGATCATCGCGGGGGGCGACCCGGCGTTCCTGCGGCTGGGTGCTGAGCTGGACGGGCGGCTGGTGGGGTTCGTGGATCTGGCGGGCCTGGACGGCAGGTGGGCGGAGTTCGGGATTGTCGTCGGGGAACGGGGGCTGTGGGGGCAGGGCACAGCGCGCCGGGCGGGTGAGGCGCTGATCGCGCACGCGGCGGGACTGGGCCTGACACGGCTGACGGCGCTGGTGCACGCCCCGAACGCCCGGTCGCACGCGCTGATGCGCCGCCTGGACTTCGTGGAGGCCGGGCACGCCGACCCGGAAGCCTACATGGGTGAGGTGGTACCGGTCATCCGCTACGAACGGGCGATCGGCACAGACCAGCCTCACTCCTGA